One Sulfolobus sp. S-194 DNA segment encodes these proteins:
- a CDS encoding sulfurtransferase, with protein sequence MLVSVKWLYENLNEVKILEIDFDPDINYYEGHIPNALLLPWKSLLHDKIRDFTPPEKFSKVLGNLGISENDFVVLYSDMGNRYAFYTYWLMKAYGHENVAILNGGIYKWLKEGYPVENKATLPSEKSNYIVKRVDWSSRIFLWELLSKLNSVELIDARNREEYEGLTSAPPEHKCEQTQVSGHIPNAKNIPWTLLFNEDGTLKEREELEKIFSSIDKDKEIVVYCRTGARASAVWYVLKEVLSYKNVRLYDGSWVEYGNLVGVPIER encoded by the coding sequence ATGCTTGTAAGTGTAAAATGGCTTTATGAGAATTTAAATGAAGTGAAGATTCTCGAAATAGATTTTGATCCAGATATTAATTATTATGAAGGTCATATACCTAATGCTTTACTTTTACCATGGAAGTCACTACTTCACGACAAGATAAGGGATTTCACACCACCAGAAAAGTTCAGTAAAGTACTAGGTAATTTAGGAATCAGTGAAAATGATTTTGTTGTTTTATATAGTGACATGGGTAATAGATACGCATTTTATACATATTGGTTAATGAAAGCTTACGGTCACGAGAACGTGGCCATACTTAATGGCGGTATATATAAATGGTTAAAAGAAGGCTACCCAGTAGAAAATAAGGCTACGCTTCCATCGGAAAAATCTAACTATATTGTGAAAAGAGTAGATTGGAGTTCTCGTATATTTTTATGGGAATTACTTTCAAAGTTAAACTCTGTCGAATTAATAGATGCTAGAAATAGAGAAGAATATGAAGGTTTAACATCTGCTCCACCAGAACATAAATGTGAGCAAACGCAAGTTAGTGGTCATATACCTAATGCCAAGAATATACCTTGGACACTCTTATTTAATGAAGATGGCACTTTGAAAGAAAGAGAAGAACTAGAAAAAATATTTTCTAGTATAGATAAGGATAAAGAAATAGTAGTATACTGTAGGACTGGAGCTAGAGCTTCAGCAGTTTGGTATGTGCTGAAAGAAGTTCTTTCCTATAAAAATGTTAGACTCTATGATGGTTCATGGGTTGAGTATGGTAATTTAGTAGGTGTACCAATTGAACGTTAA
- a CDS encoding peroxiredoxin, which translates to MVEIGELAPDFELPDTELKKVKLSDLKGKVVVLAFYPAAFTQVCTKEMCTFRDSMAKFNEVNAVVLGISVDPPFSNKAFKEHNKLNFTILSDYNREVVKKYNVAWEFPALPGYVLAKRAVFVIDKEGKVRYKWVSDDPTKEPPYDEIEKVVKSLS; encoded by the coding sequence ATGGTAGAAATAGGAGAGTTAGCCCCAGATTTTGAGTTACCGGATACAGAATTAAAGAAAGTAAAGCTCTCAGACCTAAAAGGAAAAGTAGTAGTTCTAGCATTCTATCCAGCAGCTTTTACACAAGTTTGTACTAAGGAAATGTGTACTTTCAGAGACTCTATGGCTAAATTTAATGAAGTAAATGCTGTAGTACTGGGAATTAGTGTTGATCCTCCATTTAGTAATAAAGCTTTTAAAGAACATAATAAACTAAACTTTACTATTTTGAGTGATTATAACAGAGAGGTAGTTAAAAAATATAATGTAGCGTGGGAGTTTCCGGCACTTCCGGGATATGTCTTAGCTAAAAGAGCTGTTTTCGTAATAGATAAGGAAGGTAAGGTAAGGTACAAGTGGGTTTCAGACGATCCCACGAAAGAACCACCTTATGATGAGATAGAGAAAGTTGTAAAATCCTTAAGTTAA
- a CDS encoding CoA ester lyase — protein MLRSQLYVPGNNEKMIKKTESINADSFIFDLEDAVPLQEKDKARELLLSLLPSLNIRRSLICVRINSLSTRESIKDLDFVIRSDIDCIVIPKAEIDLSFLHKMTGKKVLPIIETAKGLVKIEDIIRSEGIIGISWGAADLADSLKANVTKIEGSEYIRLKIVSIARTYSIPPIDNVFFDVKDLESFKKECELARAFGFEGKQVIHPNQVTIANEVFSPSKEEIEWAKKVVEEYEKYASAGRGAITIDGKLVDAVHYRIAKRILESS, from the coding sequence TTGTTAAGATCACAACTTTATGTCCCAGGTAATAATGAGAAAATGATTAAGAAAACTGAGAGTATAAACGCAGATTCTTTTATTTTTGATTTAGAGGATGCTGTACCCCTACAAGAAAAGGATAAGGCCAGAGAACTACTCTTATCTCTTTTACCCTCCCTAAACATTAGAAGAAGCTTAATTTGCGTTAGAATCAACTCGCTCTCAACTAGAGAATCTATAAAAGATCTTGATTTCGTGATAAGAAGTGATATTGATTGTATAGTTATTCCAAAAGCCGAAATTGATCTTTCTTTCCTTCATAAAATGACCGGAAAGAAAGTTTTACCAATAATAGAAACAGCAAAGGGTCTCGTCAAAATTGAAGACATAATTAGGAGTGAAGGAATAATAGGAATAAGCTGGGGCGCAGCTGACTTAGCTGATAGTTTGAAAGCTAATGTGACTAAGATTGAAGGAAGCGAGTATATAAGATTAAAAATTGTAAGCATAGCTAGGACATACAGCATTCCTCCAATTGATAACGTATTTTTTGATGTAAAAGATTTAGAGAGTTTCAAGAAGGAATGTGAATTAGCAAGAGCTTTTGGTTTTGAAGGAAAACAAGTTATTCACCCTAACCAAGTCACAATAGCTAATGAAGTGTTTTCTCCAAGTAAAGAAGAAATTGAATGGGCAAAAAAAGTAGTAGAAGAGTATGAAAAATATGCTTCTGCAGGAAGGGGTGCAATAACTATAGATGGTAAATTAGTAGATGCAGTTCATTATAGAATTGCAAAAAGAATTTTAGAGTCATCATAA
- the porB gene encoding pyruvate synthase subunit PorB yields MSLGIRDILNKPRLLPGTSACPGCPENIALKSISMALGENAVFIVVAGCSSIIQGMGPKSTYNYPVLNIAFAAGPAAAAGMAKAFKMRNKDIKPVVWAGDGGTADIGFASLSGAAERNDNILYICVDNEAYMNTGGHRSGSTPFGARTASTPGGKKENKKDLPLIMMAHHIPYVATASVGYLHDLMEKVKKARSIEGFTYIQVLTPDPYGWMFDPSKTAEVGKLAVQTCYWPLIEYENGKLTISQESMHCLDKRTRKPIEEFLKIQGRYKGVSQEVVKGLEEYIEKMWERIKSIYEGKVIL; encoded by the coding sequence TTGAGCTTAGGAATCCGAGATATATTAAATAAACCCAGATTGTTACCTGGGACTTCAGCTTGTCCAGGCTGCCCAGAGAACATAGCATTAAAATCAATAAGTATGGCTCTAGGAGAAAATGCTGTATTTATCGTTGTTGCTGGTTGTTCTTCAATAATTCAAGGTATGGGTCCAAAATCAACTTATAATTACCCAGTATTGAATATAGCTTTTGCAGCTGGTCCAGCAGCAGCTGCTGGAATGGCTAAAGCGTTTAAGATGAGGAATAAAGATATTAAACCAGTTGTTTGGGCGGGGGATGGTGGCACTGCAGATATAGGTTTTGCTTCATTAAGTGGTGCTGCTGAGAGAAATGATAACATTCTTTATATCTGTGTTGATAATGAAGCTTACATGAATACTGGAGGGCATAGAAGCGGTTCTACACCATTTGGGGCTAGGACAGCTTCAACTCCAGGTGGGAAAAAAGAGAATAAAAAAGACTTACCGCTTATCATGATGGCTCATCACATTCCTTATGTTGCTACAGCTAGTGTTGGTTACCTACACGATTTGATGGAAAAGGTTAAGAAGGCTAGAAGTATTGAAGGCTTTACGTATATTCAAGTTTTAACTCCAGATCCTTATGGTTGGATGTTTGATCCTTCTAAAACAGCTGAAGTAGGAAAATTAGCAGTTCAAACGTGTTATTGGCCCTTAATAGAATATGAGAACGGTAAATTAACTATATCTCAAGAGAGCATGCACTGTCTAGATAAAAGAACAAGAAAGCCAATTGAGGAGTTCTTAAAGATACAAGGTAGATATAAGGGAGTTTCACAGGAAGTTGTAAAGGGTCTTGAAGAATATATAGAGAAAATGTGGGAGAGAATAAAGAGTATATATGAGGGTAAGGTTATATTATGA
- a CDS encoding pyruvate ferredoxin oxidoreductase, translated as MISKVISGNEAVALGVKLSRVKVIAIYPITPQTYIIEELAAMRDKGELDAEVIRVESEHSAMAAVYGAASAGVRVYTATASQGLLYMHEMIWWVAGSRIPIVMTVGTRAVGAPWNIWNEHTDFMSERDSGWLMAFASTPQEALDLTIQAFKISEDERVFLPMMVGMDGFILSHTKTRVYIPSQEEVDSFLPSRKQPYVLDPEDPVDIGNMFQPIDYMKLRHSMHLAILNSKEVIREIGKEYEKKVVPVGSYSSLNESYKLDDAEYAIVSMGAWSLDAMQVVDELRNMGVKIGLYRIRYIRPWDEEDIKRKLGDKDGILVFDRSVSFGRGGHLYLELKATLPDVNIKGIVTGLGGVAIGKDVISSLTRKFIEGKTSDEWFYPSEVEKVELRNPRYIK; from the coding sequence ATGATTAGTAAAGTAATTTCTGGAAATGAGGCTGTAGCTTTAGGAGTTAAACTGTCTAGGGTAAAAGTGATAGCAATTTATCCAATAACGCCACAGACATATATCATAGAAGAACTTGCTGCCATGAGAGATAAAGGAGAGTTAGATGCTGAAGTAATTAGAGTCGAGAGTGAGCATTCTGCAATGGCTGCCGTTTATGGTGCTGCATCTGCGGGAGTAAGAGTTTATACTGCTACTGCATCTCAAGGACTACTTTATATGCATGAAATGATTTGGTGGGTCGCTGGTAGCAGAATACCGATTGTTATGACTGTAGGTACCAGAGCTGTTGGAGCTCCGTGGAATATTTGGAATGAACATACAGATTTTATGAGCGAAAGAGACAGTGGTTGGCTTATGGCATTTGCATCAACTCCTCAAGAAGCTTTAGATTTAACAATTCAAGCCTTTAAAATATCTGAGGATGAAAGGGTTTTCTTGCCAATGATGGTAGGGATGGACGGATTCATTCTCTCTCACACTAAGACTAGAGTTTATATTCCTAGCCAAGAAGAAGTCGATTCATTCTTACCGTCAAGGAAACAGCCTTATGTGCTGGATCCAGAAGACCCTGTTGATATTGGAAATATGTTTCAGCCAATTGATTACATGAAATTAAGACATTCAATGCATCTAGCTATATTAAACTCTAAAGAAGTAATTAGAGAAATTGGAAAAGAGTATGAGAAAAAAGTAGTCCCAGTAGGTTCATATTCTTCTTTAAATGAATCTTACAAACTCGATGATGCGGAGTATGCTATAGTATCCATGGGAGCATGGTCTTTAGACGCTATGCAAGTTGTAGATGAATTAAGAAACATGGGAGTGAAGATAGGTCTCTATAGAATTAGGTATATTAGGCCTTGGGATGAAGAAGATATTAAGAGAAAATTAGGAGACAAAGACGGAATCTTAGTGTTCGATAGGTCAGTAAGCTTTGGTAGAGGAGGACATTTATATCTAGAACTAAAAGCAACTTTACCAGATGTTAACATAAAAGGAATAGTTACTGGTTTAGGCGGAGTAGCTATCGGTAAGGACGTAATTTCTTCTCTCACAAGAAAGTTTATTGAAGGTAAAACAAGTGATGAATGGTTCTATCCGAGTGAGGTGGAAAAGGTTGAGCTTAGGAATCCGAGATATATTAAATAA
- a CDS encoding 4Fe-4S binding protein, giving the protein MSLNYQFFPVSRPSEGGGGKTGNWRIVRPVVNLNKCIGCKACFLWCPENTIIPTDGKVSINYEYCKGCGVCSNVCPVKAISMVSEND; this is encoded by the coding sequence TTGTCGCTTAATTATCAGTTCTTTCCAGTAAGTAGACCCTCTGAAGGTGGTGGGGGTAAAACTGGAAATTGGCGAATTGTAAGGCCAGTTGTTAATCTAAATAAATGTATTGGTTGTAAAGCTTGTTTTTTATGGTGCCCGGAAAACACTATCATACCAACTGATGGTAAAGTTTCAATAAATTATGAATATTGTAAAGGCTGTGGAGTTTGTTCAAATGTGTGCCCAGTAAAAGCAATAAGTATGGTGAGCGAAAATGATTAG
- a CDS encoding 2-oxoacid:acceptor oxidoreductase family protein, translated as MLEIRFHGRGGQGVVTAANLLAIAADIEGFWSSAFPFYGAERRGAEIEAYCRIDSQPIRITSPIEYPDYVVILDPSLLKISNPLKGLKSKGVVVLNSASEPGLSYTTFYVNATQIARELGLVKSGWPLVNIVVLGSLLKAIDYISLSSLEKAIDEEFEGKIAELNKKAVRIAYEKTMVVSPIVA; from the coding sequence TTGCTCGAAATAAGATTCCACGGTAGGGGTGGACAAGGTGTTGTAACAGCCGCGAATTTGTTAGCTATTGCGGCGGATATTGAAGGTTTTTGGAGTTCAGCCTTTCCTTTTTATGGAGCAGAAAGGAGAGGCGCAGAGATAGAGGCTTATTGTAGAATTGATTCGCAACCTATAAGAATTACTTCTCCGATAGAATATCCAGATTATGTTGTAATTTTAGATCCCTCTTTGTTGAAAATATCTAATCCACTTAAAGGGTTAAAATCAAAGGGGGTGGTAGTTCTCAATTCTGCTTCAGAACCAGGCCTCAGTTATACTACATTTTATGTTAATGCAACCCAAATAGCTAGGGAGTTAGGTTTAGTCAAATCAGGTTGGCCTTTAGTTAATATAGTAGTTTTAGGTTCGCTTCTTAAAGCCATAGATTATATCTCCTTATCCTCACTTGAAAAAGCAATTGACGAAGAATTTGAAGGTAAAATTGCTGAATTAAACAAGAAGGCAGTAAGAATAGCTTATGAGAAAACTATGGTGGTGAGTCCAATTGTCGCTTAA
- a CDS encoding DmsC/YnfH family molybdoenzyme membrane anchor subunit, with translation MERSLGFVFDPNKCIVCNACVNACNEHYGNLNWRSLLVFQNEVKIGISIACNHCDIPLCMKVCPANAIHKDDMGIVYINGNECIGCGYCQWACPYEEPKFNHEGIMTKCDLCRQRILKKEGLPYCVESCPTGALSFGWIDKPKYDAPYLAPYDITKPKLEIKKPKEEEIKASPLKTRREEKYIELLLFTILSELSLGVIITRIPFYSLVSLILLAIGLIPSIFHINRRERAYRVIMNLKSSWLSREVFFGGLSFLSLLLELIIPSLYYLSLILISLSVFSSIMIYMLKTTPSWYNPNTPLSFIGTIFTVFPLGFYFTHSLLFLLIPLVFGIIEIGFARKEKNLHIPYLILLLISIFIPLISIAASIIGISSEIITRRNFFEKITYYGLPSP, from the coding sequence ATGGAGAGAAGTCTAGGGTTTGTATTCGATCCTAACAAGTGCATAGTGTGTAACGCTTGCGTTAATGCTTGTAATGAACATTATGGGAACTTGAACTGGAGGTCCCTATTGGTCTTTCAAAATGAGGTAAAAATTGGTATTTCTATTGCTTGTAATCATTGTGATATTCCTCTTTGTATGAAAGTTTGCCCAGCCAATGCTATACATAAAGATGATATGGGAATAGTTTACATAAATGGTAATGAATGTATAGGTTGTGGTTATTGCCAATGGGCTTGCCCTTATGAAGAACCTAAGTTTAACCATGAAGGGATAATGACAAAATGTGACTTATGTAGGCAAAGAATTTTGAAAAAGGAAGGATTGCCTTATTGTGTTGAATCATGTCCTACTGGTGCACTATCTTTCGGTTGGATAGATAAGCCTAAATATGATGCACCTTATCTAGCACCTTATGATATTACAAAACCTAAGCTTGAAATAAAGAAGCCAAAAGAGGAAGAGATTAAAGCTTCACCGCTAAAGACAAGAAGGGAAGAAAAATATATTGAACTTTTACTCTTCACAATTCTTTCTGAACTCTCTCTAGGGGTTATTATAACTAGGATCCCTTTTTATTCCTTAGTTTCTCTTATTCTTTTAGCTATTGGTTTAATCCCCTCAATTTTCCACATTAATAGAAGGGAAAGGGCTTATAGGGTTATAATGAATCTAAAATCTTCTTGGCTTAGTAGGGAAGTGTTCTTTGGTGGTTTATCATTCCTTTCATTACTTTTGGAGCTCATAATACCCAGCTTATACTACTTATCACTTATACTAATTTCCTTATCTGTATTTTCATCCATTATGATATACATGTTAAAAACTACACCTTCTTGGTATAATCCCAATACTCCATTATCCTTCATAGGCACTATATTCACTGTGTTTCCATTAGGTTTTTACTTCACACACTCTCTGTTATTTTTGCTAATTCCTTTAGTTTTTGGAATTATTGAGATAGGTTTTGCAAGGAAAGAGAAAAATCTGCATATACCGTATTTGATACTCTTGCTAATTTCTATCTTTATCCCGTTAATAAGTATTGCAGCCTCAATAATTGGTATCTCATCAGAAATCATAACTAGACGTAACTTCTTTGAAAAGATTACATATTATGGCCTACCAAGTCCATAA
- a CDS encoding PaaI family thioesterase, with translation MITEDEVNKLLSENEALFRFMGAKFEKVERGVAKLSFEYKEELSRIGGMLHGAIIFAAMDYSGSYAVRTLDVKEAYTLEFNVVFLKAMKIPPFTFLARVVRETKRYAYVEVEGFDGNNELCAKGNGIWHLIRD, from the coding sequence ATGATAACTGAAGATGAAGTAAATAAACTTCTTAGTGAGAATGAAGCTCTCTTTAGGTTTATGGGTGCTAAGTTTGAAAAAGTTGAAAGAGGTGTGGCTAAACTTTCCTTTGAATATAAAGAGGAGTTAAGTAGAATTGGCGGAATGCTTCATGGTGCTATTATATTTGCCGCTATGGATTACTCTGGCAGTTATGCTGTTAGAACACTTGACGTAAAGGAGGCTTATACTTTAGAGTTTAATGTAGTATTTCTAAAGGCAATGAAAATACCACCATTTACGTTTCTAGCTAGGGTTGTAAGAGAAACTAAAAGATATGCGTATGTTGAAGTTGAGGGTTTTGACGGTAATAATGAGTTATGTGCAAAAGGAAATGGAATTTGGCATTTAATCAGAGACTAA
- a CDS encoding acyl-CoA dehydrogenase family protein: MVFPLKSIEDFTIDLTQDHELLRSAVRDFAENEVKKYVEKGEAERDFPKDLRERAKELGLYGLDVPTEYNGQGADYLSLLVTAEELSRIWTSFSTFFLIQWMFNQAILKWGNESLKKKYLRDTAKGEKIAAFCNTEPDAGSDVAGIKSSAKKVNDHYVLNARKIFITNGDIADYYLITARTSSPDPKAKWRGITVFVVEKEWGVKTVSRIETTGLKASHTAEIMLEDVKVPAENVLGEVDMGFKYAVESFDYARTIVSSQALGIAQQAFEKLVNYSLQRSAFEKKLAEFELVQQKVSESLDDLETSRLLTYWAGTLYKRGRIQEYIIAASLAKFHSTEAAERIVMRAMTVHGGYGVSVSTGLERLLRDLQILKTYEGTNDIQRISAARQFYYRFMGVKV; the protein is encoded by the coding sequence ATGGTATTCCCTTTAAAGTCAATAGAGGATTTTACTATAGATCTAACACAAGATCATGAATTATTAAGAAGTGCAGTTAGGGATTTTGCTGAAAATGAAGTGAAAAAATACGTAGAGAAGGGGGAGGCAGAAAGAGATTTTCCTAAAGATCTGAGAGAAAGAGCTAAGGAGTTAGGACTCTACGGACTCGATGTGCCCACAGAATATAATGGACAAGGTGCCGATTATTTATCTCTTTTAGTTACTGCTGAGGAATTAAGTAGAATTTGGACTTCCTTTTCAACTTTCTTCCTTATTCAGTGGATGTTTAACCAAGCTATTCTAAAATGGGGTAACGAGAGTTTGAAAAAGAAATATTTAAGGGATACAGCTAAGGGTGAAAAAATAGCCGCTTTTTGTAATACCGAACCAGATGCGGGATCAGATGTAGCTGGAATTAAGTCTTCTGCAAAAAAAGTTAATGATCATTATGTTCTAAATGCGAGAAAGATATTTATCACAAATGGAGATATTGCTGATTACTATTTAATAACTGCAAGAACTTCTTCACCGGATCCTAAGGCTAAATGGAGGGGTATAACAGTATTCGTTGTTGAGAAAGAATGGGGAGTAAAGACTGTTAGTAGAATAGAAACTACAGGGTTGAAAGCTTCACATACGGCTGAAATAATGCTTGAAGACGTAAAAGTTCCAGCAGAAAATGTTCTTGGAGAAGTTGATATGGGCTTTAAGTATGCTGTAGAATCTTTTGATTATGCACGTACAATCGTTTCTTCGCAAGCTCTAGGTATAGCTCAACAAGCATTTGAGAAATTAGTTAATTATTCTCTTCAGAGGAGCGCATTTGAGAAAAAACTTGCTGAATTTGAGTTAGTTCAACAAAAAGTTTCTGAGTCTCTAGACGATTTAGAGACTTCAAGACTTTTAACGTATTGGGCCGGTACACTTTATAAAAGGGGAAGAATACAAGAATATATTATTGCAGCTTCTTTAGCAAAGTTCCATTCTACTGAAGCTGCTGAAAGAATAGTAATGAGGGCAATGACTGTTCATGGTGGTTATGGGGTTTCAGTATCAACAGGCTTAGAAAGGCTTTTGAGAGATTTACAAATTTTGAAAACATATGAAGGGACAAACGATATTCAAAGAATAAGTGCAGCTAGACAGTTCTACTATAGATTTATGGGTGTTAAGGTATGA
- a CDS encoding electron transfer flavoprotein subunit beta/FixA family protein produces the protein MNIVTCFKIVPDDTLIKIVGDKLDLNVPPKISTYDKNAIEEGIRIKEKYGGKAIGVTAGNTDRKSIREALAMGLDEVIAINMKEQDVMTTAEAIAETISSIKPDIILTGEATTDSSTSVFSSYLASLLNYPVVTYAKSISIEGNKVRVERNLTTFQEIVETDLPSIISVVGEINTPRIPSVKQILESSKKPVKNIDYNKQPRVKIVNVSPYVIIRKKIVIEGKMEEAVDKLLNYLSQEGVL, from the coding sequence ATGAATATAGTAACTTGTTTTAAAATAGTTCCTGACGATACTTTAATTAAAATAGTCGGAGATAAATTAGACTTAAACGTTCCTCCAAAAATTAGTACATACGATAAAAACGCAATCGAAGAAGGTATTAGGATAAAAGAGAAATATGGAGGAAAAGCAATAGGAGTTACTGCTGGAAATACAGATAGAAAAAGCATTAGGGAAGCACTAGCTATGGGCTTAGACGAAGTAATAGCAATAAACATGAAGGAACAAGATGTAATGACAACTGCTGAGGCAATAGCTGAAACTATTTCATCAATAAAACCAGATATAATTCTTACTGGAGAAGCTACCACTGATAGTAGCACATCAGTATTTTCCTCCTATCTCGCTTCACTCTTAAATTATCCCGTAGTTACTTACGCAAAATCAATTTCTATTGAAGGTAATAAAGTAAGGGTTGAGAGAAATTTGACAACATTCCAAGAAATTGTAGAAACAGATTTACCATCAATAATTTCCGTTGTAGGTGAGATAAATACTCCTAGAATACCTAGTGTTAAGCAGATACTTGAGTCGTCAAAAAAACCAGTTAAAAACATTGATTATAATAAACAGCCCAGAGTGAAAATTGTTAATGTTTCGCCATATGTTATAATTAGGAAAAAGATTGTAATAGAGGGTAAAATGGAAGAAGCTGTAGATAAACTTCTTAATTATTTATCTCAAGAGGGTGTTCTATGA